The following are encoded in a window of Sandaracinaceae bacterium genomic DNA:
- a CDS encoding aminopeptidase P N-terminal domain-containing protein: MFDPSVYAARRKALLDRIGRGVVVLPSVPLATRNSDVEHAHRQHSDVYYLSGFDEPDAVLVLSNVHAEHQAVLFVRPKNREREIWDGFRHGVEGAVGTFGVDAAFPVSELEQRLPDYLEGAGRLHHELGEHTEFDGQVLRALHLVRMRCRRDGRTTPTEIVSTQVSIHEMRLVKQESELALMRRANAITTEGHLAAMRAARPGGFEYEVEAELLRAFRGGGAERPAYDSIVGSGPNATVLHYRRNDRQMRDGDLLLIDAGCEYGYYAADVTRTFPVNGTFSPAQRELYEVVLAAQDACIAAVRPGATMDGVHQVAVRVLTEGMVRVGLLKGDVDAAIESGAYREFYMHRTSHWLGMDVHDVGSTFLNGAPRPFAPGHVLTIEPGLYVALDATVDERFRGIGIRIEDDVAVTLDGHENLTTVPKTVADVEAAVRGAR; this comes from the coding sequence ATGTTCGACCCCTCCGTGTACGCCGCCCGCCGCAAGGCCCTGCTCGACCGCATCGGGCGTGGCGTGGTGGTGCTGCCCTCCGTGCCGCTCGCCACCCGCAACTCCGACGTGGAGCACGCGCACCGGCAGCACAGCGACGTCTACTACCTGAGCGGCTTCGACGAGCCCGACGCGGTGCTGGTGCTCTCCAACGTGCATGCCGAGCACCAGGCCGTGCTCTTCGTGCGGCCCAAGAACCGCGAGCGCGAGATCTGGGACGGCTTCCGCCATGGTGTGGAAGGCGCGGTCGGCACCTTTGGTGTGGACGCGGCGTTCCCGGTGTCGGAGCTCGAGCAGCGCCTGCCGGACTACCTCGAGGGTGCGGGCCGCCTGCACCACGAGCTGGGCGAGCACACCGAGTTCGACGGACAGGTGCTGCGCGCGCTGCACCTGGTGCGCATGCGCTGTCGTCGTGACGGGCGCACCACGCCCACCGAGATCGTGTCCACGCAGGTGTCCATCCACGAGATGCGCCTGGTGAAGCAGGAATCCGAGCTGGCCCTCATGCGGCGCGCCAACGCCATCACCACCGAGGGGCATCTGGCGGCCATGCGCGCGGCCCGGCCCGGCGGCTTCGAGTACGAGGTGGAGGCCGAGCTGCTGCGCGCCTTCCGCGGTGGCGGCGCCGAGCGGCCCGCTTACGACAGCATCGTGGGCAGTGGCCCCAACGCCACCGTGCTGCACTACCGGCGCAACGACCGGCAGATGCGGGACGGCGACCTGCTGCTCATCGATGCGGGCTGCGAGTACGGCTACTACGCGGCCGACGTGACGCGCACGTTCCCGGTCAACGGCACGTTCTCGCCGGCGCAGCGCGAGCTCTACGAGGTGGTGCTGGCCGCTCAGGACGCGTGCATCGCCGCGGTGCGCCCGGGCGCCACCATGGACGGGGTCCACCAGGTGGCCGTGCGGGTGCTCACCGAGGGCATGGTGCGCGTGGGGCTGCTGAAAGGCGACGTGGACGCGGCCATCGAGTCCGGCGCGTACCGGGAGTTCTACATGCACCGCACCTCGCACTGGCTGGGCATGGACGTTCACGACGTGGGCAGCACCTTCCTGAACGGGGCGCCGCGGCCGTTCGCGCCGGGGCACGTGCTCACCATCGAGCCCGGCTTGTACGTGGCGCTCGACGCCACGGTGGACGAGCGCTTCCGGGGCATCGGCATCCGCATCGAAGACGACGTGGCGGTCACGCTCGATGGCCACGAGAACCTGACGACGGTGCCGAAGACGGTGGCCGACGTGGAAGCGGCGGTGCGCGGCGCGCGCTGA
- the maf gene encoding septum formation protein Maf: MASAAYVILASASPRRLALFAQVGVPVVVVPTNIDEERRPGEMPLSYVERMAAEKARAALHRLEHEMAELRDGWVVAADTVVIVDGDTLGKPHSDDEARAQIRRLSGRAHQVITAVAIGRVEGPFEVRSEHTTVHFRTLGDVEIDAYVATGEGRDKCGAYGIQGLGGGLVERVEGCYYNVVGLPLAQTLARMVELGALTSWP, encoded by the coding sequence GTGGCCAGCGCGGCATACGTCATTCTGGCGTCGGCTTCTCCGCGTCGCCTCGCGCTGTTCGCGCAGGTGGGCGTGCCGGTGGTGGTGGTGCCCACCAACATCGACGAGGAACGCCGGCCCGGCGAAATGCCGCTGTCTTACGTGGAGCGCATGGCTGCCGAGAAGGCGCGCGCGGCGCTGCATCGCCTCGAGCACGAGATGGCCGAGCTGCGCGACGGCTGGGTGGTCGCGGCCGACACGGTGGTGATCGTGGACGGGGACACCCTCGGGAAGCCGCACAGCGACGACGAGGCCCGTGCCCAGATTCGGCGCCTCTCGGGGCGCGCTCACCAGGTGATCACGGCCGTGGCCATCGGCCGCGTGGAGGGCCCGTTCGAGGTCCGCTCCGAGCACACCACGGTGCACTTTCGCACGCTGGGCGACGTGGAGATCGACGCCTACGTGGCCACCGGCGAGGGCCGCGACAAGTGCGGCGCCTATGGCATCCAGGGCCTGGGCGGCGGGCTCGTGGAGCGCGTGGAGGGTTGCTACTACAACGTGGTGGGCCTGCCGCTGGCGCAGACCCTGGCGCGCATGGTGGAGCTGGGCGCGCTGACGAGCTGGCCGTGA
- a CDS encoding YggS family pyridoxal phosphate-dependent enzyme — protein MGLHLAETRARLDAACVAAGRAPGDVVLMAVSKKQPVEALRAAWQAGQRVFGENYVQELVEKADALDDLEGLRIHLIGHLQRNKVKPIVRVGARVDTVDSLRLLDALGAECARQGVVLPICLQVNVAGEEQKSGCAVSELPALVTAARACEALRLDGLMTVPPADEPEQARPHFRALRALAVEHGLTTLSMGMSADLEVAVQEGATCVRVGTAIFGARG, from the coding sequence ATTGGGCTGCACCTTGCAGAGACCCGCGCGCGCTTGGATGCAGCGTGCGTGGCGGCGGGCAGGGCACCGGGCGACGTGGTGCTCATGGCCGTGTCCAAGAAGCAGCCGGTGGAGGCGCTGCGGGCCGCGTGGCAGGCCGGGCAGCGTGTGTTCGGCGAGAACTACGTGCAAGAGCTGGTGGAGAAGGCCGACGCGCTGGACGACCTCGAGGGGCTGCGCATCCACCTGATCGGGCACCTTCAGCGCAACAAGGTGAAGCCCATCGTGCGGGTCGGCGCGCGCGTGGACACCGTGGACTCGCTGCGGCTGCTGGACGCGCTGGGCGCCGAGTGCGCGCGGCAGGGCGTGGTGCTGCCCATCTGCCTGCAGGTGAACGTGGCGGGCGAAGAGCAGAAGTCCGGCTGCGCCGTGAGCGAGCTGCCCGCGCTGGTGACCGCCGCGCGCGCCTGCGAGGCCCTGCGCCTGGACGGCCTCATGACGGTGCCCCCGGCCGATGAGCCCGAGCAGGCGCGCCCGCACTTCCGCGCGCTGCGGGCGCTGGCGGTGGAGCACGGCCTCACCACGCTGAGCATGGGCATGAGCGCCGACCTCGAGGTGGCGGTGCAAGAAGGCGCCACGTGCGTGCGCGTGGGCACGGCCATCTTCGGCGCGCGGGGCTGA
- a CDS encoding helix-turn-helix domain-containing protein: MVIRLTRMVDHTQRAQRPLRLIAVSGSKGGVGKSLLAANLGLYLATIGRRVVVVDADPCGATLHNFLGATPPAPLPTFEPPLPSFRAMPTNPDDPQHTFVGMNSRERVEPEPAPAPEPERPVQIPGQLMDLAVANLRLLHAGLDQPYAGNTRREPRRELLARLRKLDAEYVVVDLGAGTADALLDAYLGADVALFVSLPEPPAVEHTYRFARSLFARSLMSEDLTGPARDRLEAHITRLGPAPAPLDLARQLEELSDPLAYRVRQAMANFEMHLVVNQTRLRADLELGDRMRSAASRRLGLAINYLGYIDYDDTVWSCMRQCRALLAESPGTKASKSIEKIARRMLAIDAGKAQRHPRVAVPPDSHHDLLEVERGATDEEVRRAFKRAKEVYADDALCRHGLFDDAGLKAVRGRLEEAYDVLLDPSRRRPYELSIFPAEVEKEERTPLPREEPLPPAPVITPDTEFTGPLIRAVRESLGMTVKQISETTKIGVNYVEGIEADDWAALPAQVYVRGFVAEIAKTLRLDHEQVSRSYLKRLRRWVEDMER, encoded by the coding sequence CAACGAGCACAGCGCCCGCTGCGACTGATCGCCGTCTCCGGATCGAAGGGGGGCGTGGGCAAGTCCCTGCTGGCCGCCAACCTGGGGCTGTATCTGGCCACCATCGGCCGGCGCGTGGTGGTGGTGGACGCCGACCCGTGCGGCGCCACGCTGCACAATTTCCTGGGGGCCACGCCGCCCGCGCCCCTGCCCACGTTCGAGCCGCCGCTGCCCAGCTTCCGGGCCATGCCCACCAACCCGGACGACCCGCAGCACACCTTCGTGGGCATGAACTCGCGCGAGCGGGTGGAGCCCGAGCCCGCGCCTGCGCCGGAGCCCGAGCGCCCCGTGCAGATCCCCGGGCAGCTGATGGACCTGGCGGTGGCCAACCTGCGGCTGCTGCACGCGGGCCTGGACCAGCCGTACGCCGGGAACACGCGCCGCGAGCCGCGCCGCGAGCTGCTGGCGCGGCTGCGCAAGCTGGACGCCGAGTACGTGGTGGTGGACCTGGGGGCCGGGACGGCCGACGCGCTGCTGGACGCCTACCTGGGCGCCGACGTGGCGCTCTTCGTGTCGCTGCCGGAGCCGCCGGCCGTGGAGCACACGTATCGTTTCGCGCGCTCGCTGTTCGCGCGCAGCCTCATGAGCGAGGACCTCACGGGTCCCGCGCGGGACCGCCTCGAGGCGCACATCACCCGCCTCGGGCCGGCGCCGGCGCCTCTCGACCTGGCGCGGCAGCTGGAAGAGCTGAGCGACCCGCTGGCCTATCGGGTGCGGCAGGCCATGGCCAACTTCGAGATGCACCTGGTGGTGAACCAGACGCGCCTGCGCGCGGACCTCGAGCTGGGTGACCGCATGCGCAGCGCAGCCTCGCGGCGGCTGGGGCTGGCCATCAACTACCTGGGCTACATCGACTACGACGACACGGTGTGGAGCTGCATGCGCCAGTGCCGCGCGCTGCTGGCGGAGAGCCCCGGCACCAAGGCCAGCAAGAGCATCGAGAAGATCGCGCGGCGCATGCTGGCCATCGACGCGGGCAAAGCCCAGCGGCATCCGCGCGTGGCCGTGCCGCCCGACAGCCACCACGACCTGCTCGAGGTCGAGCGTGGGGCCACCGACGAGGAGGTGCGCCGCGCTTTCAAGCGGGCCAAAGAGGTCTACGCGGACGACGCGCTGTGCCGCCACGGGCTGTTCGACGACGCGGGCCTGAAGGCTGTGCGCGGGCGCCTCGAAGAGGCGTACGACGTGCTGCTGGACCCGTCGCGCCGGCGGCCGTACGAGCTGTCCATCTTCCCGGCCGAGGTGGAGAAGGAAGAGCGCACCCCGCTGCCGCGTGAGGAGCCGCTGCCGCCGGCGCCCGTGATCACCCCCGATACCGAGTTCACGGGGCCGCTCATCCGCGCGGTGCGCGAGTCCCTCGGGATGACGGTGAAGCAAATCAGCGAGACCACCAAGATTGGCGTGAACTACGTGGAGGGCATCGAGGCCGACGACTGGGCCGCGCTTCCCGCGCAGGTCTACGTGCGCGGCTTCGTCGCGGAGATCGCCAAGACGCTGCGCCTCGACCACGAGCAGGTCAGCCGCTCGTACCTGAAGCGCCTGCGGCGCTGGGTGGAAGACATGGAGCGCTGA
- the proC gene encoding pyrroline-5-carboxylate reductase, producing MSLAGKITFVGAGNMASAIIAGLLRANLVSASQITAVDLAQGALDKLSAAHGIHTTASTAEGVAGAAIVVLAVKPQVVQAVLPEVTKGIGRDALVVSILAGVSCATLEAGLPAGTRVVRSMPNTPSLVRRGATALAAGTHAKRADLDAATTLFDAVGLTVEVPERSLDAVTGLSGSGPAYVFLFLEALADGGVREGLPRDVALRLAAQTVLGAATMLLETGSHPGVLKDQVTSPGGTTIAGVEALESRAFRGAVMAAVSAASARSKALSQG from the coding sequence ATGAGCCTCGCAGGGAAGATCACGTTCGTCGGTGCTGGCAACATGGCCAGCGCCATCATCGCCGGCCTGCTGCGCGCCAACCTCGTCAGCGCCTCGCAGATCACCGCCGTGGACCTGGCGCAGGGCGCGCTCGACAAGCTGAGCGCCGCGCACGGCATCCACACCACCGCGAGCACTGCCGAGGGGGTGGCTGGCGCCGCCATCGTGGTGCTGGCCGTGAAGCCGCAGGTGGTGCAGGCCGTGCTGCCCGAGGTCACCAAGGGGATCGGACGTGATGCGCTCGTGGTCTCCATCCTGGCCGGCGTCTCGTGCGCCACCCTCGAGGCGGGGCTGCCCGCGGGCACGCGCGTGGTGCGCAGCATGCCCAACACGCCTTCACTGGTGAGGCGCGGCGCCACGGCCCTGGCCGCCGGCACCCACGCCAAGCGCGCCGACCTGGACGCCGCCACCACCCTCTTCGACGCCGTGGGCCTCACGGTAGAGGTGCCCGAGCGCTCGCTGGACGCCGTCACCGGGCTGAGCGGCTCGGGCCCGGCCTACGTGTTCTTGTTCCTCGAGGCGCTGGCCGACGGCGGCGTCAGAGAGGGCCTGCCCCGAGACGTGGCGCTGCGCCTGGCCGCGCAGACCGTGCTGGGCGCGGCCACCATGCTGCTCGAGACCGGCTCGCATCCGGGCGTGCTCAAGGACCAGGTCACCAGCCCCGGCGGCACCACCATCGCCGGGGTCGAGGCCCTCGAGTCACGCGCCTTCCGGGGTGCGGTGATGGCGGCCGTGTCTGCGGCCAGCGCTCGCAGCAAGGCCCTGTCTCAGGGGTGA